GAAACCACCCATTTTACTCAAAGCCAGCATTAATTTGGCATCGATATCATCCGGAAATTTATGTACGATCACCTCATATTTTCTCAGGATTTCAGGATATGCTTTTTCTTTAAGTGAATCGCTCAGGAGCGCAATTTCCCCATAAAGTTTTTCATGCGGGTTTGCAGTTTTGAGCAGAATCTTTATTTTTTTAATTGCAAGTTTCTTCTGACTCATTAAAATACTGTCCTCGTCAGAACCCGCAGATTGGACAAGTCCAACATACGGCATAATTGCACCTGAATCATTGGCAATTGCCTCTTTAAACGCTCGGTAGGCTTCGAAGTCCCAAAAATCATGTGTCAGGTTCAACCCCTGATTATAATAGGATTGTGTCTTTTCTGATTTGGTTTCAATTTTCATAGACGATTTCCCAATTCCGGTCATCAGCTTTGGGGCAGGCAAATTGTGGATATAAAAACTCGATGCCCGTGCAGCCTGCATATGCGCCAAATGGCTGTGATTAGTCTTATTGTCCTCAACATGGTGGTCGTGCTGAGCCCGGCCCGCAACAGAAATCAGAAGTGCCAATACAAGGAAAAGATTTTTCATTTTTTAAAAGTTGAGGTTGTCAACTTCTAATTTAATGTTTTAAAAGTGGAATCGGCTGATAATTTTATTATACGGAATTTTAATGATTAAACGGGATTTTACTTCAATCTGGGGTGTATTACCGCATGTCAAATCTGTTGGCTGGGAATGAAAATAGTTTGGCTAATTCCTGCCAGTCAAATCACAAAAAAAAAGTTTTAATCGTGTATATTTATGAGGTCAGCATGAAGCGTAATCAACCATAGTCTAAACAATAGAATTCTTTAAATGACAAAGAAGAACTTAATCATTTTGGCACTGGCGGCATCATTCTGTTTTGGTTTCGCATTCAATTCTATTTTGGCTGGAGCAAATAAAAAGGAACCGGAGGTGAGACGGGTTACAGGAATTGGCGGCATCTTTTTTAAATGCAAGGATCCAAAAAAAATCAAGGAATGGTATAGAACACATCTTGGCCTGGACACTGACCCTTACGGAGCAAAGTTTGTCTGGCGACAAGAATCAGATTCCACAAATCAAGGTTATACCTTATGGACTCCCTTTCCTGAAAAGACCAAATATTTTGAGCCTTCTACAAAGGATTTCATGATTAATTACCGGGTTGAAAACATCGAAATGCTGGTAGAAGAGCTAAAAAAGGAAGGCGTAACGGTTTTGGATTCAATAGAAACCTATGACTATGGAAAATTCGTTCACATCGTTGATATAGAAGGCAACAAAATTGAATTGTTTGAAGCTGGTAAGGAATAGTAAGTTTATA
The nucleotide sequence above comes from Dyadobacter subterraneus. Encoded proteins:
- a CDS encoding VOC family protein; amino-acid sequence: MTKKNLIILALAASFCFGFAFNSILAGANKKEPEVRRVTGIGGIFFKCKDPKKIKEWYRTHLGLDTDPYGAKFVWRQESDSTNQGYTLWTPFPEKTKYFEPSTKDFMINYRVENIEMLVEELKKEGVTVLDSIETYDYGKFVHIVDIEGNKIELFEAGKE